From one Pseudoliparis swirei isolate HS2019 ecotype Mariana Trench chromosome 5, NWPU_hadal_v1, whole genome shotgun sequence genomic stretch:
- the LOC130194180 gene encoding uncharacterized protein LOC130194180 yields MGVVLDMAQGLSGHNITCDHFLTSYKLGQELLKRKLTMVGTMRKNRSELPPKLLPTKNRHVNSSKFVYTADTSLVSYVPKKTKNVVLMSTLHRDGRICGLEHQKPEILMDYNASKGGVDNLDKLVSAYSCKRRTLRWPLVIFFDMLDISAYNAFVIWMALNPEWNRGKLQRRRLFLGELGKALVKPQIRRRRHVPRTSASAATVRRIQENNAGAPSTQPTEPPSAEPEVAAGSNKKKRCEVC; encoded by the exons ATGGGAGTTGTCCTGGACATGGCTCAGGGACTCAGTGGACATAACATCACATGTGACCATTTTTTAACATCGTACAAGCTGGGACAGGAGCTCCTAAAGAGGAAACTGACCATGGTTGGAACGATGAGAAAAAACAGGTCTGAGCTCCCACCTAAATTGCTGCCTACAAAGAACAGGCATGTCAACTCGTCCAAGTTTGTCTACACGGCTGACACATCCCTGGTATCATATGtgccaaagaaaaccaaaaatgtggTACTAATGAGTACACTACACAGAGATGGGAGAATCTGTGGCCTGGAGCATCAGAAACCAGAGATACTTATGGACTACAATGCCTCAAAAGGAGGAGTAGACAACTTGGACAAGCTGGTGTCTGCCTACAGTTGCAAGAGGAGGACCCTACGCTGGCCACTGGTGATTTTCTTTGACATGCTGGACATCTCGGCGTACAACGCCTTTGTCATCTGGATGGCATTGAACCCAGAGTGGAACAGAGGGAAGCTCCAGAGGAGGCGCCTCTTTCTTGGGGAACTTGGAAAGGCACTGGTGAAACCACAAATCCGAAGAAGACGGCATGTTCCGAGAACCTCAGCCTCTGCAGCCACCGTGAGGAGGATTCAGGAGAACAATGCTGGTGCCCCATCCACCCAACCTACAGAACCACCATCTGCAGAGCctgag GTTGCGGCCGGCAGCAACAAAAAGAAACGGTGCGAAGTGTGTTGA